CGGCGAGTAGAACGCTTCCGGGGAGGCTTGGCGACGACGGTATGGTATGGTCGGTTTCCTTTGGTTCTGGCCTTCCGGTCGGTGGTCTGGCTTCAGTTTTAAGATGGAGGCCGGGAGATGTGGCCGTGGCCGTGGCCGTGTTGGGTGATCACCGTGCAGGCCTACAGGGGCTTGGGTAGACTCCTACTAGTATTAGGTCCCGGTTCCGATCCCAAGACAACAACTTGCCTACTGTGTATTTGTGTACTTCTATTACAAAGTTCATTTCTATTCCGACTCGGTGTACTTTGATTTGTGCTGCATAATCCATGGTCACATCACATGCAAAAAGACGCATCACGCTAGGCGCACCATTGGACGAGATAGGGCGGGAATGACTTCATCGGGATGTAGCGATCATCTACTGAAAAACAACATGAAGGGTTTGATTGGTTGCTGCTAGCAGCGTTTTCTTGCACTTGGGGAGATTTTCTCCCTAGAGCCATGTTCAACTGAGCCAAGTCTAAAACCATGTTGTGCATACTGATTGGTTGCTAACAATTCATTTTTCGGCTTCAAGATGAATTTTGGTGTCGCGCACGACGTTTGGTTGCGTGCGCGCAAGGATGATTTCTCGCCTCTAATCTGCATTACTAACCTAAGCAAAGTACTCAATGGTTGGCTGAGTCCAACGGTAACTGTGTTGCCGCGCATATGATCGCGTCGTTGATGTTCCACGATTGTGACTGGCGGCACCGCCGGCACCAGCTCAGCCGTGTCTAAGCACCTCACCGATTGCTGAATTGTCATTGAGCTGCAGCGATTAGGCTAGCGAGCCTCCGACAGCAACAAACAGCAGCACCCTGGCCTCATCTACTTCAATGGCGCCACGGCATAGAAGGAATCACCAATTATGTTTACTCCCGTGGACAAGGATGAGCGGGAAGCGGAGGAAACAGAGGCTGACTGGAGTGCGAATATTCCGCAACTAGTtgtgggcaaagttgaagtgcatAACAATCATCTCCATTGCCCCCAAGGCGCAGTAGAACGAGTGAAAACGCTGATACAATAATGTGTCTAATTTCACAAGTTTGTGTCACATGCAAAGCAGTTATATGGTTTATCTCGAAATCTTCAGGAAATATGCTTGTACGCATTTCCAGCATCTTGCCAGACATCTACACAAGAAGGCAGCAATGTACTCTTTACCATCAAACTATTAGAAGCATAACATGTGGCTGTAATTCAATCAAAAAAATGTGAGCTACATTGGTTTAGTCAAGCGTCTCTCGCAAGAGACACCCTGCTAGTTCTCAGTTCTCATACATTCAGCTACCTACACAATGGCTTTTCCCTGGCATCCCATGACAGTCAGGCGGCTTGTGCGGCAAGATAGGCGAGACGCCTCTCTTCGAACGAGTACTCGATGCTCTCAGGCAGAGTCAGCTCCGGCTTTTCATAGGCAAGGTAAGCAGGAGTAGCTCTTGTGGCGGTCAGAACAGGCATCATGTCCATTTGCATAGGAGCACTCACTGCGATCGGTGTCTTCGGAGCTGGTGCTGAGTATGTCTTGGGGGTCCGGTTTTCGTCTACAGTGCCACTGGAGATAGACCGCACGGGCGTCGATGGGATGCTATTTCCGAGTGCGATCTGTGTGAAGGGTTTGCGAGGAGATTCAGTCTCACCAGGAGTACTTGCTTTGAAAGATAACTTCTTGACGGGAAGACTGGGAGTGCCTAAACCTCTACCGCCTGAAAGTGTATATTTGTTTCATCAGAGACAGCATGTTCGTTGAAAATTAGAGTTGAACAATTGTATCAGCTATAGTTAAGTGAGACTTGCCAGGGGACAGAGTGCTAGTATCTTCCGTCTTCTTTGCTGCTCGGACAGATTTTGAGCGAGGTGTCACTGATTTTGGAGGTTGAGCTGCAGCTCCGCCGAGAGACACCCTCCGGTTTGCACCACCCGTGGAGTTTCCGGTTACCTTCTTCGCGCTGTGAGGCTTTGAAGGGCTGGgctttgatccatagagtgtctcCTGCTCAGCTTTGAACTGATCCTGAAGCTTCTTCTGGTCCTGCAATTACTTATCAGATATTATATGCAGATGAAGATAGATGCACAATAGAAAAGTGCAAAAACGTTAAGAAAAATATGAATACCCTTTGTCTCTTCTTTTCCTGCTCCTTCTCTTCGCGGACTACCATATATTCTTCAACCATCGACAAAAGTCGAACCTGAAAAGGATGCATGGTAAGAACCTTTGATAATATAGAATCAAATATTGTGTTGACTCACAAGTATAAAAGATGCAGTTGTGGGGACATACACCATCGTAAATGAACTCAGTGCCCCTTTCTTTCTCCCAAGCTGTGATTTTATTAGTTAGAGCATCCACAATTCCTGTTTCGTACAGCAAATCAGCAGCAGCAATTAAAACTAGCAAGCGGAAAAGAACTGTAACGGTGTTTCACCTGGTATCTTGTTAACCAGAACACGTGCCTTTTCAGCTCTCTTAAGCATAATATGTGCACCCCTCCCAGCATTATACCGGTTATCATCCTAACACGACATGAAGATAGGGCAATTAGCACAGTCGCTACAGAAACTGTCACATAACCTCAATCATGTCATCAAACAGAACCATACTTTGCTATAatcctctagccaagcttcctccTCACATGCATTTAGCCACCTTTCAACTCGCTCAAGAATATCCTTCCTGCTAAAAGCTTCTTCTTTAACTGTTGCAACATACGCCTCGATTTGTTCTAGCAACAGTGAGGGGTCAATAGCACCTGCAatgaaagaaagaaaaacaattacTTTGGATATTGCAACATTTGACTGCATAAACAATATCAACAAACACATCAGTTTCTACCTGAATGCTGCAGAAAAGAAAATTACAGGAAAATGATCATTACTACACCCAACGCACCAGAACGTACAAGAAAGCTATAAAGGTACCTGCTTCAATGGCCTCAATGCTGAACTGAGTAGCATAATGTTCCTCTCCAGCTAAATGTGCCTGTCGGCGAAGCTCTTCTAGTTCAGTTTGCTTCTTGAGAACTAATTCCTTCATTTTGCTTGCTTTCAGCTGTTCGAGCCTCAACACCTCAGCTTCCACCTGCATCAAAGCATATCATCCCCTATAGTTTTACTATCTCAGTAGAGAATAGGAAGAAAAAAAGTAAACTAAACCAAGTTCTGTAAACAACCCACTGACTCACATAGCTCAGGAAGTCAATGGAAAGGGTGTTGGCCTCTGTTATTTCAGATTCTGAAGCAGCAATATTGCATGTTACATTCTGGAACACCTGCTGCTCTTCTATCGGTGTATCCATAAGGTTCCATAGTTCTAGCATTGTAGATGAAAGATCTTGAAGCTGCCAGAGCTAACAGGGTTAATGCCTGAAATGGGTCATATAATGGAATTTCTAGATTTGAGCTGTAAGATGCTAACCTTCTGCATCCTTTCGATTTTTATTTCGTGTAGTCTCTGTATTGCCAGTGCCAGCCTCTCAATTGTGGTGTTGCTTATGTTCCTTGGTACTTCATCTTCATCCAGACTGGGGTGTACATCAGACACTGTTTGCTTGAAGTCAATACCAAGTACTTTACATAGAGAATGTAAAGTATTCAGGCAACCCATTACTTGTTTTAGCCGTTCATTCTGCGAAATATTCAAAAAAAAAGTAGAATCAACAAATGTGCAAAACTGAAAAGGTATTCAGTGAGGAATGAAGGGCAAAAACCATGAACATAGACCTTCTCCTTTTCTAGGGACTGCAGCTCCATTCTTAACTCTTCTAGCTTTCTGCAGGATAGATCAGATTGATCCACAGGTACTTTAAAAGGGACGAAATCTGCAGGCCTTATCTCAGATGATATCCTTTTGATCTTCTCTACGGCATCAAGAATCTGGTTCCATCTTTCGACCTTTCTCTTCCTCATCTCTTCCAAATATGGGACGATTGCACTCAGTTCCTCACGTAGACCACATGCTTTCTTGTTCGACTGAAGAAATATATAATGGAAAATACGCGTTATTTGGTGTAGTGCCGATGTGAAGCTTCAAGCCTTGAAAATGAGCTACATTAACCATGCGTGCAGAGTGAACAAGTTACGTCATTATTCTCAAGCTGCAGTTTACAATTAAATTGGTACAAGCCTACCATTCTGAACCCATCAAAACTTACTTACAACTGTCTATGGAAGGATTCGTATTTCAATATCCTGGATTTTTGATTAGATGAATGAAATCAAAGAAGTAACGAAAACAAATGGCCGCTAGCGTATCTAGAGTCATCACAGATATATTCAGTATAGCTAATGTAGCATAGGTTGAGGAACTAAATGCTAGCGCCGCATTGTTCAAGGTAGAGCACAGCTACGGTGTCAATGGAACAACAGGGATTACTTTTGCATAATAACACAATGAGAAGTGGTAAAAGAATTCGAAGAACAAAATATCCTTTATATACGCTGTACTGTACACACAAGAACAGTAACAGTTGAACACAATCTTCTCTCATAAGCCTGTGCTATTTGAAGAATCAACGCAGATGGAACAGTGAGCAACCAACCTACCTAAAGGTTTAGTATCGAAAATTAACATACGAACCACCTACGGAAGAAATTCATATTCTAGTACTCTGCTTTCTCATTAGATGAATGAAATCACAGAGgcaaccaaaaaaaaaaatatgACTGCCAGTGTCCCTTGTCATCATTACAGAAATATTGAACAGAGCACCTAAGGTTGTGGAACTAAATGATGGCCACCTCTATCAAGGTAGAGCAGTGTCAAGGGAACAACAGGGTTTTACTGGGTCAAAGAATTATGTGAACAAAATTCCAAGTACTACGCGACAGTGTACACAACAGCAGAGCAGTTTTACAGTACGAACGTTTCAGCACAAGCTGGTTCTCACGGACGGAACCGACAAACCTTACCTGGCTGACGTGGACGGGCGGGTCGCCCATGGCGCAGCAGATGGCGGCGAGGTCGGCCTGGGCGTCGGCGATGGCCTGCCGCAGCTGGGCCCGGCAGCGGCTGGCCTGGTCCACCTTCCTCCGGTGGGCGTCGAGGCACTCCTGCTGGAGCTCCAGCAGCAGCCTGCCCCTCTCGGCGTCCTGCTCCCCGACCTCGTCCCAGATCACCTGGGCAGCAGAATCAACCACGAGCGATCAGACACCCGTGAATCACAACAGCGAGGAAATCCCGGAGCGACGCGCGCGCGCGTACCTGGAGCTCGCCCATGAGGGCCCCGCAGGCCGACTCCATCTGAAGGAGCTGGTGGGCGCTCATCCCGGTCCCggcgagggcggcgcggcctgcgagAGGAACCAGATCGAGGGGGGTTAGGGCTCGCCTCGGGCGGTGGTAGAAGCGGCAGCAGGGTGCGTGCGGCTTCCGGTGTGCGCGATGGCGACGCTACGAGCTCACTCACCAGTGTGCAGCGCAGCGACCTGGCGTGCGGGTGGGCGGGGCGGAGACGGCGGACTGGAGCGCGCGACCGGAGAAATCGCCGGAGGGAGCGGCGGGATTGGGGGGTTGGGTGCGAGAGAGGAGGGGTTTGAAATGGGGATGGGAGGGAGGACGATTCCGGGATGGCGTTCGGGTTTCCGGATTCTCGGGGAGGAAGAAGAAACTGCTAGTGCTGAC
This Lolium perenne isolate Kyuss_39 chromosome 1, Kyuss_2.0, whole genome shotgun sequence DNA region includes the following protein-coding sequences:
- the LOC127327475 gene encoding 65-kDa microtubule-associated protein 3, which gives rise to MSAHQLLQMESACGALMGELQVIWDEVGEQDAERGRLLLELQQECLDAHRRKVDQASRCRAQLRQAIADAQADLAAICCAMGDPPVHVSQSNKKACGLREELSAIVPYLEEMRKRKVERWNQILDAVEKIKRISSEIRPADFVPFKVPVDQSDLSCRKLEELRMELQSLEKEKNERLKQVMGCLNTLHSLCKVLGIDFKQTVSDVHPSLDEDEVPRNISNTTIERLALAIQRLHEIKIERMQKLQDLSSTMLELWNLMDTPIEEQQVFQNVTCNIAASESEITEANTLSIDFLSYVEAEVLRLEQLKASKMKELVLKKQTELEELRRQAHLAGEEHYATQFSIEAIEAGAIDPSLLLEQIEAYVATVKEEAFSRKDILERVERWLNACEEEAWLEDYSKDDNRYNAGRGAHIMLKRAEKARVLVNKIPGIVDALTNKITAWEKERGTEFIYDGVRLLSMVEEYMVVREEKEQEKKRQRDQKKLQDQFKAEQETLYGSKPSPSKPHSAKKVTGNSTGGANRRVSLGGAAAQPPKSVTPRSKSVRAAKKTEDTSTLSPGGRGLGTPSLPVKKLSFKASTPGETESPRKPFTQIALGNSIPSTPVRSISSGTVDENRTPKTYSAPAPKTPIAVSAPMQMDMMPVLTATRATPAYLAYEKPELTLPESIEYSFEERRLAYLAAQAA